In Humulus lupulus chromosome 7, drHumLupu1.1, whole genome shotgun sequence, the following are encoded in one genomic region:
- the LOC133791608 gene encoding uncharacterized protein LOC133791608, with protein sequence MMTSNIAESLNAALKAARNLPIDILVECLRSLVQKWDWNNSNNANRTLTKVSTTTENELRHGIISKMKYKVFPFNPIKYQVRDEKGTNFTVNIHNKTCTCNRFQEDKMPCGHAVAVIAKRNLGVYDYCAKFYKT encoded by the exons ATGATGACATCCAACATCGCAGAATCGCTCAACGCTGCACTAAAAGCTGCAAGAAATCTCCCTATTGATATATTGGTTGAATGTCTTAGAAGCTTGGTTCAAAAGTGGGATTGGAACAACTCAAATAATGCAAACAGAACACTCACAAAAGTCTCTACAACAACAGAAAATGAGTTGAGACATGGCATTATTTCGAAAATGAAGTATAAG GTCTTTCCTTTCAACCCAATAAAATATCAAGTTCGTGATGAAAAGGGGACCAATTTCACAGTAAATATACACAATAAAACATGTACTTGTAATAGATTTCAAGAAGACAAAATGCCTTGTGGGCATGCAGTAGCTGTAATTGCAAAGAGAAACTTGGGAGTGTATGATTACTGTGCAaagttttacaaaacataa